Proteins encoded together in one Salvelinus fontinalis isolate EN_2023a chromosome 6, ASM2944872v1, whole genome shotgun sequence window:
- the LOC129856682 gene encoding uncharacterized protein LOC129856682 codes for MALWFWPVAYGPGLPVNMDQCDCKPDSDCTATYCGDGSTGLWLDFNSVLTGALTVVGYLLYRFSQALPALIRWPIHLFCTLIGLSSLWGWVSHLMGTLRSLQYLLKWLSRIWRFIVASFSKLSGFTVIIQNNSGASSDSPPGTEPFPSPISIEPGLRLILMGPPGGGRTSLADALVGCRLPQVGGSLGAVMECTKRRVVVDRRELIIIDTPDLLGPSLGDSKREYGRQSGRVVTHKTKGRWLGRCIT; via the coding sequence ATGGCGCTTTGGTTTTGGCCAGTAGCATACGGACCGGGCTTACCTGTTAATATGGACCAGTGCGACTGCAAACCAGACAGCGATTGTACCGCAACCTACTGTGGAGATGGTAGCACTGGTCTGTGGTTGGACTTCAACAGTGTTTTGACAGGAGCTCTCACTGTGGTGGGCTATCTCCTCTACAGAttctcacaggccctcccagctCTGATAAGATGGCCCATCCATCTCTTCTGCACACTCATTGGTCTGTCCTCACTGTGGGGTTGGGTGAGCCACCTGATGGGAACTCTTCGTAGCTTACAGTACTTACTGAAGTGGCTGTCGCGTATTTGGAGGTTTATAGTTGCTTCATTCTCAAAACTCAGCGGGTTCACTGTTATCATTCAAAACAACTCTGGGGCTTCTAGTGACAGTCCCCCAGGCACAGAGCCCTTTCCCAGCCCTATCTCCATAGAGCCTGGGCTGAGGCTCATCCTTATGGGGCCTCCCGGTGGAGGTCGGACCTCCCTTGCAGACGCCCTGGTTGGCTGCAGGCTCCCTCAGGTTGGGGGGTCCCTGGGGGCTGTGATGGAGTGTACTAAGCGGAGGGTGGTGGTGGACAGGAGAGAGCTGATCATAATAGACACCCCAGACCTCCTGGGTCCATCTCTGGGTGACAGtaagagagaatacggcagacagagtgggagggtcgtcacacatAAAACAAAAGGAAGGTGGTTGGGTAGGTGTATAACATGA